The sequence AACAAGTATATCATCAAAGTAGACAAGAAAAAATCTTCGCAAATGTGGTCTGGAAATATGATTCATCAAACTCTGAAATGTAGAAGGAGCATTTGATAATCCAAAGGGCATAACTAAGAACTCAAAATGACCATCATATGTTCTAAACGCAGTTTTTAAAACATCAGCTCCATGAAGTCGAATTTGATAATACCTTGATCGCAAATCTAATTTTGTAAAAACAATTGCACCAAATAACTCATCCAGCAATTCATGTACCATTGGAATAGGAAAACGATCTTTGATAGTGGCTTTGTTTAGAGCTCGATAATCTACACACATGCGCCAAGAACCATCTTTTTTACGCACCATAAGTATAGGAGAAGAGTAAGGACTGGAGCTTGGCCGTATAAATCCAGCCTGTTGTAGTTCTGGAACTATCTTCTCTATTTCATCCTTCTGAAAATGAGGATATCTATAAGGTCTCACATTGACAGGGGCAGTTTCAGGTAAAAGTGGGATTTTAAGATCATGAACCCGTTTTGGTGGAAGAGATGTAGGAGTTTTGAAAATGTCAGCAAACTTGGAAATAATGTACATATTTCAGGTAGTAGATCTGAGTGCAGGTGGAAAATCTGTAGAAGTATGTATTGCAGACAATTGAATGAAAATTGCATGAGTTTCAGTGCATAACAAACGTTGCATTGAATCTGCTTCCATAAGCATGACAGAAGGGCTGTTATCCCCAATTAATGAAATAGCTGCGCTTTTAATGTGAAACTGCATGGTTAGCTTTGCAAAATCCCATTTTATTTGTCCTAAAGTTCGCAACCATTGAAATCCTAATACTGCATCGCATCCACTAATGTCAAGTAGATGAAAATCTGTTTTAAAATCCTGCTTCTGAAGAAAAATGGGAACATTAAGACAAACTCCTCGAGTATCTAACTTACCACCATCTCCAACCGTAACACTAAGTGGTAAAGTGTTGGATTGAATTGAATAACCACAGTTCTTGGCCAAAGAAGGATAAAGAAAATTGTATGTTGAACCTGAATCAATTAGCACCGTAATAGGTTGAGCTCTTGTAAAACCAGTAATCCTCATTTTTCTAGGAAAGGGATATCCCATCAAGGAATTCAAAGAAATCTTAGGCTCGGATTCAGATATCTCAATGTTATCAAAAATAGTAGTTTCTTCAGTTTCTGCAGCTGATAAATCAGGTTCCACTTCATCAATGTCTAGTAGAGTTAATCTTGGATTTTCACAGATATGATTTGGTGTGAATAATTtatcacaattaaaacaaagaccTTGAGCTCGTCGTTCTCGTTGTTCAGCTGGAGATAATCTTCTAGCACCAGGAGGCAAAGAAGATTTATTGTATGGGGTAGGTTGCACTGTGGATGCAGGTCTAAATTGAGGAGGACGATAAGGTTGTCGTGTAGCAGCCTTATTGACAGCTACATAAGCTTCTTATTGATGGATTTCTTTAGTAAAAGCCTCGGCTAAAGTTGGTGGTGACAACAGCTTAACTGTAGTACCAATGTGAGGTTTTAATGAATGAATAAAGCGACTAATCAAATAATCCTCTGGAAAATCAACAAAATTTAATAATCTTTCAAATTCAGGGATATGTTCACGTAATGACCCTTTCTGTTCGATTGTGCTAATGGCTAGCCGAGCATCAACAAATTTGGCAGGGGAAAATCTAGCACGAACATGAGAACAAAATTCTGCCCGTGTAACTATCGTAACTTTGGTTTGTTTCCAACGATACCATACATTAGCATCACCTTTCAAACTAGCAGCATCAATGGTAATCTTGAGAGCATCATCAACTGTATTAACCGAGAAGTATTTATCAGCGTTGAAAATCCAGCCATCAGGATCCTCTCCATCAAAGTAAGGAAACTTGAGGTTAATGACACTAGGTCTGGCAggcggaggtggaggtggaggatTTGTACCACGATTGTTACCATCACCATTAGGAGTAGGCTGAGGAATATATTCAGGAAAAACTGTCTTCAATGAATCGGTGAACTCTGTGGATAGGTTTTGAGAGAGGTGAGTAGATAAAGCTGTGGATATACTTGTCGACAGAGTTGTGGACAAGGTATTCAAAGCTGTTGTAATACTGGTAGAAATGGCATCTGAGAGAACTTTATTATTCGCAAGTGTCTCTTGTTGACGAGCAACGCGTTCTTCTTCTCTCGATTGACGTTTTTCAACAGCCTTGGTTTTTTTCAGCTCGACTTCTTCCAGTTGTTGTTTAGTCAAACCAGTTATTAGTGTATCGAGGTTTTTAGACATATCAGAGATACCGTCACTGACGTTTTTCATATTCTCTGTATAGTTTTGACCCATTGTAAAAAAAATTGtgtaaaatttagggtttgatcaaAACCTGCTCTGATCCAGGTGTCAGGGTTCTATATCTTTAGGTATTTTAGAGAAACTGTAAAGATAGCCTGCATAGGAATTTGAGTTGTTAAGATAATCTTCACAGGGTTGAATTGCAACACGAACTGGTTAAACCCTTTGAGTTGGGGGTTAGTCACCAGCTTGAGAAAGAGAAAACTAGTTTAACTGAATAGTTATATTGATTGATGATTTAATACAACTCAAGTTACGTATTTATACTCCATCAAGACTTGGAGTTTACGTAAGAGAAACTAATTTTAAGAGTTGTATCTAAACAGGGATACTAGCTAAAAATAAGTAAACCAATTAAGAGAACTAAAGCAAACTAATTAAGGTGTTGGTGTCGTAACAACATACCACTTTATCCATAACAATACTTGTAACATTTTCCCTTGAGATCATCCCTTGGTCCATAACGATATTCCAGACTAGATTTATATTCCATTGAGTATATTTCTTTTTGATTGTTGAGACACGGTAATACATCAATTCTTCCAGCTGTACTTGCTCTTTGATTTTGCTTAGAGATAACATTAGACATACCTTGAGATGTTTCTGACTGTACTTCTGAGCACTCATTTTGAGCGTGGTGGCGATGTGGTTTGTTGCGATTAATGAGATATTGTTTTTGAGCACAAAACGGCTTAATGGATTTGCGTGATTTATATGCAAGAGTTTAGCTCCTATAATATAATTTGGTAAGTAACTGGCTACCACAACATTAACATCAAAGTCAAAGCAATTTCCTTTTTTATAACGGGTTTCTTAGTTCAATCGGTGAACCGGACCACAATCATCTTGCTAAAGCTTCAACAAGTATAGCCAGAGTAAACGCAAGAATAAACAGAGTAGACTGTCATCAAGCAAGAGCAAACagatacacaaaaaaaaacaagggCTGATGATTAAAAGACAGAACAATGTGAATAGGAAAATCAACTGCGAAAGATCGTATTGAATATATGTAATGAAACCAAATAAAGGAGATGATAAACCCAATCATACGGTGAGTTGGTCTAGGTGAATCAACTACTGGGAACCAAATCAAGACATCTAAAAACTgctgaagaaaaacaataaaatttaGAAATACTGGAATCTAATAAGGATAAGAagattaaaaaaaaggattaatggTGCACACAAGTTTGATAAACTagagaaaaattgaaaaaactgaGTTCTTGGATTACCCTAGGTTCCTATAATCTTTCTGAAAGCAATTAGTCGCTAGACGAATCCTCCTTGTATTCCATCTTTCCACAATCATACAGAAGTACCGTCTTTCCCATAATAGAATCTCTAGTCATAATCTCATACTCTTTTGGCAAATCTTTTGCTTCTTCACGGAATGTGTAAATTCTGTATCTCCCACCGATAGTCGCATCCTGACCCGACTTCTTTTCCCGATTTGAAGCTATTGCTGCTATATGGATACATTTCCTTACTATCTTGAAAGCTTCCTCCAAGGTAAGATCCTGGTTCAATTTTTTTAATCTTCTTTTTACATACATCAGTAACTTTTTACTGGTCCCCGTACTAACACTCCCACCCCAGATAAATTTAGGAGAGTTTTCAGGAATCTCTTTGCGCAATCTTACCGTTTTCAAACGAGTATTTTCACCATCATACATTGCGATTAGCATAGTTGATTTGATTGttactttttcttcttcccttggccAGGAATTCATTACTTTTGTCATCGCACTTTTAAGCAAATTGGCCATGTCGTCAATTGAACGTGCTACTTCTTTGTCCTCTCTTTTCTCCTTCTCTAACTAGAAATAAAAGAAAGACATTATCATACTGTAGTTATTATAAGGATATACATACTGTTGCGCTAAAACCCTGCGGAAGCGATTTGCACAGCTACACAATGGTACTCcaaatattgcaaagaacacaaactaaagaagataaaagagacaagaatttaacgaggttgaatcctcgggaaaaacaagagatttatatattatcgtttgggagaaaacatataaacctaagagagaaagaagaatttttttggtgtatttttttaggttctctactaggctatttatataGGTACATTACTTAGCCTATAAGATTAGGGTTTCATAACTTGTTTACAAAGTTCCTAGAATTTAGGATCAAGTAAACCAATTAAGAGTTATCACAAACTCTTAATCCTAATCCTTTTGTTGACCGACTAAATCTGGGTTTATCCCAAATTAACTCCACCTACCAAGTTTTGTTTGAGTTATCTAAAACTCAAACCCACCGACCTatatccaacaattctccacctcggatcatcaTTCATGCTTGAGACGATCAATACacaaaatctccttcgtctttcaacgtcgattgcgccataagctgcctacgtatcctctgCAAGGAATCAAACCGACCGTAGTTCACTCAATGGCCTTGTTAGAAGgcctccaccaggttcctaagaacctctaccccaaAAGGTCTCACCAAACCGAAAgaatgtggatcaatttcgagcaatgacgaaacttgaccccagatactactttcgttaacatatcagctggattgtctttggtatcgatcttcacaagtagaatgtcttcttcttccagaatttctctaacaaagtgaaatcgaacatctatatgtttggttctggcatgatgcacttgattcttagccaagTAAATTGGACtaagactatcacaatgcacatGCAGTTGTTCCTGCACAACACCTAAGTCATCTAGCAAACCctgtaaccatatagcctccttaaatgcttcagtcactgccatatactccgCTTCAGTTGTTGAGAGAGCCACAATAGACTGTAAAATCGATCTCCAACTAACTGGTGCTCCAGCCAaggtaaatacataccctgtagttgaacgcctcttgtccaaatcaccagcatagtcagaatccacataaacaacacacagctgattgttcccatcttccttcacaaactccaagccaacatcaacagtaccataaagatacctcaaaatccatttcaaaGCTTGCCAATGTCCTTTACCAGGATTATGAAAATAACAGCTGATCATACTTACTGCATGTGAATATCCAgccttgtacataccatcgcATACATCAAGCTGCCAACAGCACtagcatatgggacttgggccatatactCGCGCGCTTCttcagtagtgggagacatatcagaactcaacttaaaatgaggaccaaggggagtacttacagatttagttccttcgcAGATACCAAATTTCTGTAACACTTTATTCAAGTATGccttttgagacaaacaaactttacccttctctctgtcacgttgaatctccatgccaagaatcttcttagcttctcccagatctttcatctcgaactcagttgacaatttttgcttcaaattatcaatctctttcttgttattcgatgctatcagcatatcatcgaaatacaagagcaaatatatgaaacacccatcacgtagcttcttgaagtatacataatggtcatagtgacttcttgtgtatgtctGGCCAATCATAAACGGATCAAATCGCTTATAACACTGTCTTGGAGACTGTTTCAgcccatacaacgatttcttcagcttgcatacacaatcttctcttccagcaactttgaacccactcggctgagtcatataaatctcctcttctagatcaccatgtaagaacgccgtcttcacatctagctgaactaggtctaaatcatactgtgctaccaaggccaacaaaattcggattgatgagtgtttcacaactggagagaacacctcattgtagtcaatcccttccttttgggcataaccttttgcaactaaccttgccttgtagcgtacttgattcatctgagatccttctttcttagcatatacccatttgcacccaatggccttcttaccgttcggaagcttcgtaagaatccatgtgccattcttgtaaagagactccatctcatCCTGCATAGCATCTTCCCATTCTTGATGCTCTACACTGTGTATAGCTTCAAAATAGGTATTAGGAATACCttcttcaacaactggtaatgcataagctataaaatcattcatccaaccaggtttcctgattgatcttctcggtttgctggttgctatggtctcggtgaccgtagcttctgtatcttccactgtttcatgttcctcttcataaacATTGTCACTATCATTTAGAACTTCAGTAGTTACCTCCCTTGTAGACGTCACGCCTTCGGAAGTAGTCGTAACAGATACATACTTAGCTGGAATtagtggagttgcatcaatctccacttgctgcaaaggctcactagtattggtgcttctgttctccacctgctgagaaccccaagactttaccatagactcttcatcaaatgtaacatctctactcatgactatcttcttctctACTGGATTCCAAATTTTGAACCCTTTCACTCCTTTCTTCACACCCATAAAGATCCATTTAACAACACGGCTATCAAGattgttttcactaacatgataccaagCAGGGCAACCAAATATATGAATGGAGTCATAGTCATAAGCTGGTTTACCATACCACTTCTCCATCGGggttttaccttctaatgcagctgatggcaacctattaatgaggaagcacgcatatgtaactgcctcagcccaaaatgctttacctaatccagcattagatgacatacatcgtaccttctccagcaaagtacgattcatgcgttcagctaccccatttTGTTGCGGTGTCAACTTAATTGTGAAGTGCCTCTGTATtccctcatcctgacatacttggAAGAATGGATCACttttgtactctccaccattgtccgaacgtagtaccttgatctttctgccagtttaagtctcagttgcctttttccacttcacaaagacttctaggacttcatccttatgcctcatggtgtacacccatactcgcctagaatagtcatcaatgaaagacacgaaccaatgtttccctcccaataatgcattcttggagggaccccaaacatctgagtgaacataatcaagaactccactagtgtTGTGGATTGttgtgccaaagcttgttcttgttttcttttctttcacaGAATGTTCACAAAACTCTAATTTGCAGGGAATAGCACCTTTCAATAAATCTTGACGAATTAAAGAGTGTAACGACTTatcacctggatgtgcaagtcgCATATGCCATAACTTCGTGGTCTCCATCGCTGCAGtctcgatgtgttcagaaattGACACATCTCCTGTTACTGTACTCCCAGTTAAGTAGTACAAGTTATGATGCCttgtgcccttcatgattaccaacGATCCAGAGACTATCTTTAGAATGCCATTTTCAGCGACTAACTTGTAGCCCTTAGCTTCCAAAGTTCCGAgcgaaatcagattcttcttcacaGCAGGTACGAACCTTACTTCCTTCAGTTCCCgaaccataccatcatgcatcttgattcgaacactaccaatcccgatcaccctgcaggtatgattattccccatacgtacttctccatcaaaattctcgaagcttgagaaccagtcccgatgAGGACATATGTGATAAGTAGCACCAGAATCTAGTACCCATGTACCGTCAGTTACGATACAAGCTGATGGTGTCACAGTCAGTGAGAAATCCGAAGCTACATCTGAATCATCACTTGCcttagcaatgttcacctcggtcttgttgttatctccttctctatctttacgcttggtacaatccttagACCAATGGCCAAAGTCATGACACCATGCACATTCATCCTTCTGCAGACGCGCTCTTGACTTTGAACGCCCTTTCACTTTGCCACGATTAccattcttctttctcctgtctgttgaacgacctcttgcaagaagcaagtcactgttagcttcacttgacaggtcttcacagtccatcttcctgaactcctcactacgcaatgctgtagtgacctcagcgtatgtcatcttatccttgccatgcattaaagccttaatcacgggttcatacctttgaggaagagagtttatcagacacaaagcttgttcctcgtcgttgatcttctcatcatagttaactaactcagcaagaagtttattatatgaatccaGGTGCTCTGTTAGAGTTGCACctttcttcatgttatagcgatacaaatttctcttaagatgtatcctattagccacgttcttcacaaggtactccttctctagcttttcccagagatccttagctgaagtctcgtgctgataattaactcttactgaTGTTTCTAAACACCCACGAATCGAACCCAGgcataatttattcatcttgttccatTGCTTGTCAAACATCTCCGCTGGCCgaccttctagagcttcttctaggtcaagatgaacaagagcattcattacgtctgttctccataaaccaaagaTATTGGTTCCGGTGAACTTTTCAACCTTCAGTTGTGATCTATGAGAATgcagtatttcttcttttgtttctttatctttacttgtggactccgaatgttctcctaaaggatctttcggatcaactggatctttcccgtcaaccattgttcacaaacaaccaaatatagataaaaaactaaactttgagatcagaattacctcaaacaacttcagaaaaaaATACTCCGGCTGCAATATTATGAATACCGAAAATTCCAAGAACCTAACCCGAGCTCTTGATGCCAATTGTTGCCCTAAAATCCTAGGGAAGCGATTTGCACAACTACACAATGGTACTCcaaatattgcaaagaacacaaactaaagaagataaaagagacaagaatttaacgaggttgaatcctcgggaaaaacaagagatttatatattatcgtttgggagaaaacatataaaccctaagagagaaagaagaattttttgggTGTATTTTTCTAACTTCTGTACTAGGCTATTTATATAGGTACATTACTTAGCCTATAAGATTAGGGTTTCATAACTTGTTTACAAAGTTCCTAGAATTTAGGATCAAGTAAACCAATTAAGAGTTATCACAAACTCTTAATCCTAATACTTTTGGTGACCGACTAAATTTGGATTTATCCCAAATTAACTCCCCCTACCAAATTTTATTTGAGTTATCTAAAACTCAAACCCACCAACCTATATCCAACACATACTACATTATAAAAAATAAGACAGTCATCAATTTACCTTTGCTTTTACAAGTGCCTTGACCTTCCTATTGAATCGGCGTGTCCCACAATGGGAAACAATAGAATTTCCAATGACATCTGTTTTATCCGAAACTTCCTCTTCTGTCACTCCTGTTTCGGGATTTGTACTGGTTGAGGTGATTTTCTCTTCGGTGGACACAGACCTTGTGTCACTACCCATGACGAATGAACCCTTGACCTGGAATCCCATGTAAAATGTGCCCTCGTGATACGATttcctcctcatcatcttcatctttgctatcttcatcttcatcttcatctttagTTGTTTGTGGGTGTATATGATTTCCTCCGCATTTCTTTCGAGGGTGGACATTTTTTGTTTTGGGAAATTTATGTCTTTAGCACAGAGCGGATCTTGGGAAGGATTATCTCCAGGCATCCATCCAGGTGGTGGTGCCCAATAAGGATCCTTGACTTCGGCTTCTCTCCTGATGTTAACCAAATCTGCATTTTCTGATTGCTGTTGCTCCAGCTGTGCTTCTCTCTTCATCAAATTGTTATAATCTTCCTCGAATGGGTGAGAATTTTGAAGTTGTGGTTGATGCGGCTGGTCAACAGCTGGAGTTGTAGTAGTGATTGTGGTGATGGGAGAAATGCTAGCTTGCAGTTGAGGTACTACTGATTGATGTTGAGTACTATCATCTGCCTCACCCATAGGACTACTATCAACAGGACTCAGATTATTATTCACTGGTACTACGACTAATTCTGAACTATCCCCACTCATCTTTTTCTGCTGTTGCTTGCGGGTATACCCATATGAAGTAACAGACACCAATTTTCTATTGTTATTGATCACAATCTGGTTATTCTTATTGCTCTGTATCCTATTCTTgatccttctcttcttcttcttaatcttaATCTTCAATCCGGAAGCAGCAGCAGAGCTCCAAGGTGCAGAACGAGTAAGTTTATGCTGTTCATCATCACTAGTATCCTCCTCCTTTTCTCTCTTCTGATTATGTAAACCCCTGCCACGCTGAGGTTTAATCTCCTTCTTTGGTGCTTTGGAGTTGATGCTGGTGTTTCTATTTTTCATCAGCAGCACTGTCAGCTTCCTGGAGCTTCGAACAACATTTCTACTTCTcagatttcttcttctctctagACTACGATGATCAGTGGTAATATTAGTCCTAAAGATACTCCGATCTTGATCCATCTCCATAATTTCACCCACTTGAACTACTTGGTCAGTGGTAAAGTTTGCATCTTCTTCGTCTTGTGGGACAGACTCCAATCCTCCACCTCCACCTGAGAACAACGATATATTAATAAATAAGTCTATAAGGGTACCCATTCTCTAAAACTAAAGAACACAAAACCAATGCATTACTATACTAGTTAAGCGTTTTCAAAAATAAGATCAAAAGGCCGGTTTTACTTCAATTTTGATTTGTGACCATAATAATATTCATCGTGAATAAGAATCCATTTGAGAATCTTTTTCTTCATCGTGAATAAGACGACCACATGGCATTGTGGAAATTAGACAGGTCAAACAAGGGCAATAAGCACAtacatatatgcacccactagaAATGAAGACATGGATGAAAAATGGGAAAGGATTCTCTTTGTGTTACCATAATTGTAGTCGAAAGGGTAGGAGTCATTTTTGTTGGTGCATGGAAATAGTAAGCTGTTGCGGTTAGCAGTAGCAGGCTTTGGCATTAACTCTGATGCTTCATGTCTCATTTCTTTGTCAGGAGCAGGATAGTCTTGACTGTTCCCGTGACACTTTTCCTGCTCTTGGTCAATTCTCATCCTCGTTCTCTTGGTGTAGTACTTCTTCATCATTTCCTACAAAGTAATTTGAATAATATCAATTTAAATTcgtatttttttcaaaagaaaaatgcattaaaaactaAAAAGCTTAGCTGCAGATTAAGTGAGAGTTACATGTGACCACCACTACCCCTAGTGTAGAGTATCATGAGCACTAAATAGTagtaaatgaagtcacatttacTGCTAGGTTAACACCTCTTTTACATAACTAATCACTCTTATTCACaatagttttcttaattagtGACATCATAATTGATTGAAATATTCAAATCCAGCAAAACaaaaaatttgaaagaaaaaaaatcttgattAAAATATTAAcagaacccaaaattttgattccATTTcttttttggcaagtttggtAAACGTAACCCTAGCTAATCGGTAGGAAAATCATCATGAGAAAAAACAGTGACCACGCGTATTTCTGAGTTGCATTTAATTCATCGTGTAACTTTTTGAGACAAGCATCTGCAGAGCAGAGAGATGAATAGACAGATGGAGAGATTTTGATTTTTAGGTTGCTTACAGTGGTTGTTGAAGTACGGCCTGAGTCTGGACCACCTCCCTCCTCGTTAAAGTAAACAGCTTCCATTGATGGTTAAGATTCTTTGCTGGTTTGAGTTTCGAAACATTACAGAATTAGTATTGATGTGATAAATTAGTAGTAGTTTTGAATGATGAAACATGCCCTAAAAATAGTGATTCTAATGACACTGATTGAAGATGAATAAAAAGAATCAGAACACTATGATATAAATCAATCGAAATCCAATAGAAAATCGTTGTATAACAACTTTGATTAAATAAA comes from Papaver somniferum cultivar HN1 chromosome 7, ASM357369v1, whole genome shotgun sequence and encodes:
- the LOC113294500 gene encoding uncharacterized protein LOC113294500, which encodes MEAVYFNEEGGGPDSGRTSTTTEMMKKYYTKRTRMRIDQEQEKCHGNSQDYPAPDKEMRHEASELMPKPATANRNSLLFPCTNKNDSYPFDYNYGGGGGLESVPQDEEDANFTTDQVVQVGEIMEMDQDRSIFRTNITTDHRSLERRRNLRSRNVVRSSRKLTVLLMKNRNTSINSKAPKKEIKPQRGRGLHNQKREKEEDTSDDEQHKLTRSAPWSSAAASGLKIKIKKKKRRIKNRIQSNKNNQIVINNNRKLVSVTSYGYTRKQQQKKMSGDSSELVVVPVNNNLSPVDSSPMGEADDSTQHQSVVPQLQASISPITTITTTTPAVDQPHQPQLQNSHPFEEDYNNLMKREAQLEQQQSENADLVNIRREAEVKDPYWAPPPGWMPGDNPSQDPLCAKDINFPKQKMSTLERNAEEIIYTHKQLKMKMKMKIAKMKMMRRKSYHEGTFYMGFQVKGSFVMGSDTRSVSTEEKITSTSTNPETGVTEEEVSDKTDVIGNSIVSHCGTRRFNRKVKALVKAKLEKEKREDKEVARSIDDMANLLKSAMTKVMNSWPREEEKVTIKSTMLIAMYDGENTRLKTVRLRKEIPENSPKFIWGGSVSTGTSKKLLMYVKRRLKKLNQDLTLEEAFKIVRKCIHIAAIASNREKKSGQDATIGGRYRIYTFREEAKDLPKEYEIMTRDSIMGKTVLLYDCGKMEYKEDSSSD